ACTGAATCGTAAAACAAAACTTTTTTTTACAGTCATAAGCTTACACACGGAACATAGTTCAGAATAGTAGAATGTGATATGTGCAGATTCTCTACTTTTAGGGTAATATTGAGATATAAAAGCAAGCTTCAAAAGCAAAAAATCTTTTTCTCTACACCCCGCTACAAAATGTACAAACTGTCTATGAGCTTCTTTAAAATAACGTTTTAAATACAATCAATATTACAGGTCTTTTACTAAGTATTATCAGGTAGATATCGGTCAAAACATGTAGCATTGTAATTTTTATATCATTTTATTTACAAATAACACAATATTAACTTACTTTTACAGTAAAGAAAATAATTTTTTTCAGCTTAGTAGTATGTGTACCCCTCAATGAATGAGGGGCTTTTTATTTTTGGGGTAAAGACAGATATATATTTGTAAAACTCCTGTATCAAGAGATGAACTACAGCCAATTGTCACAATGTAAATATCTTCATCGGAAAGCTTTTCCAACGGCCACCTATCAATTTATAACCTTTATGTAGCAACAAAACACCCTAATCACACATTGTAAATATGTTATTTAAAACAGCTATTTATTAATAATTACACACAAGACAACCTGAAATAATCACAACATACACAACCAATTACTTCTTATTTTGTTTTAAATTCAAAAACTAAATGATTAATTTTGCACTACAAATTATGGAAAAGAATGGGTTACCTTCCCATTTGAAGGATATCGTTTTTTTGTAAGCGAGATTTTTAATTACTTGCTGCCTTATAATATAAGCATATAGAGTAAGGCAGTTTTTTCACAAAAAGATAAATGATTCGAGGTAATATAGATATTCTAAACAAAAGTATCATCAAATCTATTGTGACCTGGGACCCTATTTTTATATAGATAAATTCCGCCACAGTGTATACCTATTAAAGTGTAAGCTTTAAAGATAGTGTTACGGAAAAAAACTACTGCACGCCACCGTACCGCCGCCTATCATCAAAAAGATTCTGCACCCTAAAAAAGCAGCCCGAATAACTACTGCTTCCAGCTACCTACTACTAACTACCTACCACCTGCATATAGAGACCGCATACCTGCATACTGCATCATTATATGTTAGTAGAAACTCTGTAAACACCTTCTATCAGGGCGATAGCAGATTTCGCAGGGTTATACAGGAATGCATGCCCAACAAATGCAAATAATACTGTTTTTAGCCGTTTTTATATTTTTAGATGGTATTACGCTACAAAACAGAGATAATCGAAATTTGACACCTTTACATACTTGTATGAGAACGTTCGCTCATAGCACGTAATACATTTCTAAATTAAAGTCTCATTGAAAAAAAATGTTTAAATCAGGGTTCAGAAATTCATTTTTTCGGATTGTGCCATGAAAAACTGAAAAACTGAATCGTAAAAACAAATCTTTTTTTGAACCCAATATAATCATACCCTATAAGTAAGTAGCTTTATAATAGTATTATAATGGGTATTTTTTACTTTCTGCCCGACTGTGGTGCAGAATTTATACAAAATCTTCATGTTAAAAGCACACATGTTGATTCCAGGATTTCAGCAGACAGCATAATTATCCCCCTGCACTCACCGTTATTTTTCCACGCAAAAAATACAAACTGTCATAAAATTAAAAAAAATATCATACATTTGAATACAACAAAAAAAACAAATGCATGACCAACATAAGAAATTTCAAATTATATTGTAAATTATTATAACACTATTGTAGATGTTATTATGTTCTTAGTTTCACACAGCACAGATGTGACATAATTTCCATTAATGCATTTTAAAGAAAAATAGTATAAATATGTGCCCATACAAAAAAGCACAAAAACATCTCATACGTTATCACTGAAAATCAAACTATTAAGAACGTTAATTCATAAAAATTTAAAAATTGAAGCAATATCTATTGTTATTATTGGCACAATGCGTAAATTAGAAAGTTTTAGATAATTTTTTGAAAACCGTACAAAAATGACACCTGAAGAACAATTGAGAGTCGACTCTTGGGATAATTCAATTCAAACATTTGGAAAAAGTTATATTTTTAGCAAAAGAGCACAGTTTTACAGTAATTGGAATAGATTTTTAGCTATTTTAGGAATAGTTGTCCCATTGACAATTGGCGCAACTGCTTCTGGATATGGTTTTAATTCAGAAATATTAAAAAACACTATTGCTATTTCAATTCCTTTGTCAATTATACAACTAATTATTTCAGCATTTGCTTTGGTAAATAATTGGAATGATAATCTATCATATTCATTAGAAGCTGTTAATGATTATAATTCGCTCTCGGATAATTTTAAAAAATTAGGTAAAAATCCTCCGAATAGTTTTGAAGAATTTTCAAGAACTTTTGAAATTTTAGAAACTAAAATGAGTTCAAGAGCTGATAATGATGCAAAGTATAGCCTTAAAGAGAGAGAGCTTCGAAAAGGTATGCGATATGCATTAAGAGAATTCCAAAGACAATGTGTAGGATGCAATAAAGTTCCATTATCAATCTCATCGACCGATTGTGAGGTTTGTGGTAAATTTGAAAGAAGTTTAATACATAAAATTTTATTCCATGGATGAAAAAGTAAAAAGACTATTGAAAGTCTATTCAGAACTTGACTATAATCAAAGAAAAGAAGTTCGAGAATTTATTGAAAATTACGAAAAGAAAGATTTTCAAGAAAAAAGAACTATAAATGAATCCTTAAACAAAAGTTTAGGTCCATTGATGACAAATACGTGTGCTTATTGTGGTAAATAATAACTGCCTATAACATGTTCAGCTTCAGTAACTTTTTCTAAAATTATAAGGTTTATCTGAAAATATAGAGATAGAAGAGACTTTGATAAGAGTCTCTTTTTTTATGTGCCGATGCACTCACCGTTACATTTCCACGCAAAAAAACAAACTGTCACATAATTACAAAAATTCTTATATTAGCACCTAAATTTTATCGAAAACGAAAAAGCGTTAATAATTATTCTGCCAATAGGAATCTGGTAAATTCAAAAGTGATGCAGAATGATAAGTTGAACGCTCACGTCCATATTATACGGGACGTGGGTTTCTCTTATTTGCATCACAAGGCTTACCAGAGCCTCTATTGGTAAATAAGTATTAGAGCCTGCGTCCTTTTTCTATTATACCCCCTCAATGAATTACACTTTTAGGCTCGGAGTGATACAACATCACAATGAAAAAACTTTTATTATCAGGAGTACTGGTACTGCTAAGCACATTATGCTTTTCCCAAAACTATTATTTCTCACACAGAAAAGAAAGTATTAAGTACACGGACAGTTACGGACAAACCCAATACAAAACCATTGCAGACGAAGTATCTAATTACAAGTTTTATTTTGAAGTATCTACCGATGGAAGAGCAACCCAGCTTTTTACAGTTTATAACAACGGTCAGGAAGCCTATTGGGCAGCCGAGCTAAAAAAATCAGGCTACAAGGAGATTTCAGGAAAGATTTTTAAACAATCCCTTTACTACAATACCAATTCTAAAGAGAACATCTATGTGTTTATCTCGCAGGATTACAAAAAAATCATTGTAATGTCAAACGATGGAATAGCCGAATATTACTAGCATGGAAAAGAAAACTATTCAGGTTGACAGCAACATACCTAAATCAGTGCTGATAGGTTTTTTATTAGCATTTCTAACGATTTTTGCAGTCCAACATTTCAGTACATTTTCATATATCCCGAATCTAGGTAACCCTACTATTGATTACGGACACAAGGTTGTTATTAGCGGAACATACGACACCCGCACAACGCCTGTTGGTGCATTATACCAAACAACGCCTTTTGGAACAAGGATTAACCTCCCCACAAACGGAATGATGTGCAGTGAGCTACTGTATGATTCTGATTTCAAGAGCTACTCCAACAAAGGCGTGTTGTATGCAAAATCTGTATTTACCGATTACAAATATCTCCTGCTATTTTGGTTAGCATACACACTTACCGTACTGTTTTTCAAAAGATACCGTCTAAAGGTTTTGATTCTGATTCTGCCAGTTTTAGGGATGAGTTGCGAAAACAAGACTGTGCAGGAAAAAGCTTCAACAAAAGCAATACAAGCTGATACAGCCATTCAATACACCCCACCGACTGTAAGCCTGCCCGACCCAGAAACAATTCAAAAAAGATACTCTTTTGTGGTTTTTGAAGGGGATAGTTTCTTTTCACACGAGGGGCAAAAGATAGTGACAACAGGAATATTTGAAACAGATGCATTTCTGGACAAGGATAAAGAATACCAACTCATGGACGAAGCCCAGCAAAAAGCCATGATTAATCTGGAACTAAAAAACGTTGAAAAAAGATATATCCAAACTTTTGACAGTTATGCAGAAGCCAGCAAGAAAAGAGAAAACTTGCTGGGTATAAATCAAAATACCAGCAATGAGGAAGAACACCCATATCAGCAATATATCGTAATCCAACACAAAGCTTATTTCCACCAAACACCTAATCAGAACACCAGAAAAGACACTTATTTATTGTACGGAGCAAAAATATTCGTATCAAACGAAACCCAATATTTTGTATACACCACCTTTACAAATACTGATGGTATAACAAGCAAAGGTTGGATTCTTAAAACAGACATTGAAATATATTAAATTATGAAAAAACTTCCTTTAAAAGCTATTACGATAGCACTATCCCTCACATTAGTAACCGTAAACTGCTCTAATAGCAATGATGATAACACCACCACCCCAACCAATCAACAGCCACCTGCAACAACGCAGTATTTTCACCCGCCAACGTGGATTCAGGGAACATGGAAATACGCACCGTTTGGAACACCTATAGACTCTCCGTTGACATTAAAGTTTACTGATTCTGATATAATTTCGATTAGTTCGGGCGGAACACAAACCAGCTGGACAGAGAACATAAAAGTATCTCCAAACGGAGGTAGTGTCGATGAAAACACTACAAACACACAATACAACGTTACTATCAAACATAATGGTTCGGGAACTACTGAGTTTTTTGAGTTCAGAAAGATTTCTGACACCGAGATACAATACAGACAAGCTCCTGTACTGAACTGGACGAGTTTGGTCAAGATGTAACACTAGCCTTGTGTCTTTGTGTACAAGGTTTTTTCACCACATAAACAACTAATAAACAACACTTTAAGTAAAAATCTGCAACATAGTACCTATATATACTATAAATATCTATACTTATTATTACACCATTCCCAAACCCATAATTGGGAAAATTCAGAGATAACACGTCAAGTTTTGACGCTTTGACTGTATATCTTTGAAAACAAATAAAGATTTATATTTGCGCAATTTTTTAAATTAATATTAACATTAAACAACAAAGGATGACAAAACTGTACCTTAGTGCATTTATAATATGCACATCCCTCAGCATTTCAGCTCAGGAAGTTCTCTGGCAACGGGACATCAAATCCAGTTCGCAGGATTTTTTAAGCCAGATAACTACAACTATTGACGGCCAGTACCTGATTACAGGAAGCTCTATACAGCCCCCAAGAGCTGGAAGTAAGCAAAACAACGGCTATGATTTCCATTTGATTAAACTTGACCAGCAGGGAAACCAAACCTGGGAAAAATACTTCTCTGGAAACAATCACGATTATTTATCGGCAACTGTCAGCACTCAGGACGGAGGATTTTTGATTTCAGGCACCTCATATTCAAGTAAGGGGCTGGATAAAAAGGACGATTCTAAAGGCGGATCAGACGTTTGGCTCATCAGAATTAACGAATTTGGAGACGAGCTATGGCAAAAAACCATAGGAACTTCAGCAGATGAAGAAGCCAGATCGGTGATTCAAACAACTGACCAGGGATTCTTTGTAGCTGGCAATATTCAGACCCTTCGACAAGCTCAGGATTCTAAAGGCTACGGCTCTAAAGATGTACTTATCGTTAAATTAGACAAAGACGGAAAAGAACTCTCCCAACTCATTTTTGGTGGTAAGGCGATTGATGAAGTCGAGAAGATGATTCCTACACGAGATGGAGGAGCACTACTTGGAATTTACTCCAGAAGTGGTATCGGTGGTACTAAGAAAACAGAAAACTACGGTGAAGGAGATTACCATATTATAAAACTCTCAAAAGACGGAAAAATTCAGTGGGAGAAGAACTTTGGCGGAAAAGGCGATGATCATATCAGAACCCTTGCGTTAACAGCAACAGGCTACATTATCGGTGGAGAATCCAGATCAGAAAGAACAGGCAATAAAACCGTTGGAATTCAGGAGGGCACAGATTTATGGGTTATTGCTTTAGATCAAAACGGGAATGAAGAGTGGCAAAAATCCTACAGCTTTGGAAACAGGGATATTCTGATGGGAATGAGCGTGATTCAGTCTTCGGACGATAAGTTATCTAAAGGCGTATTATTAGGTGGATATACGCAGTCTGAAGGCAGGATAAAAGCCGATGAACAGACGTTTTGGTTACTATATATTGATCAGCTAGGGAATGAATCATGGAGAAAACATATAACAGGAGAATCCCGAAAAAAAGAGGAAAGGTTATCTGACTTGAAGCTGAATAAAGACGGCTCGATTGTAATTGCAGGCACGAGCGCTGAAGAACTGGGTAAAGAAAACTGGAAGATTGTAAAGCTGGGAGATAAGCAGGTTAATGATCTGATTGAAAGACAGGATATCAAAATTTATCCGAACCCAGTATCAGATTATGCTTATGTAGAAATAGGGTTTGATTCTTCGACAGGCTCAGAACAGGGCTTCAAAAATGCAGATATCCTGTTATATGATATGTCAGGAAGACAGCTTCAGAGCCTTACAACCAAAAACAGAGTCACCAAAATCAATACACAGGCACTTATTCAGGGTGCTTACCTGGTGACTATCAAAACTGATACTAATAAAACGGCTAGTGCCAAACTCATAAAGAAATAACACGATGAAAAAAACAATCATTTCACTGGCAATTCTTATTGCTGGTATGGGGCAGTTATATGCCCAGCAACAACAGGTTAATTTCGGGGATTCCTCAAGACCTGTACCTTCTGTTTCTTCCCTTGCCACCTATGCCAATACTCCTGTATCTAGTGCAACAGGACTTCCTGACATTTCATTTCCTTTGCTAGGATTACCAACCTACAATGGCGGAATGAGCTTAAATGTGGGACTGTCTTACAATCCTATGAATGTCTCACAGAGTGAACCTGCCAGTCAAACAGGTACGGGATGGTCGGTATTTGCGGGAGGCGTTATCTCAAGGAGCATTACGCTTGATATTGATGAGATGTATGATGATACAACCAATGGTAATTATGTTAAAAATAATTTTGATGATATTTATTATTACAATCTTCCTGGGATTTCTGGAAAATTCAAATTTATCAGGAATCCAACCACCAATACTTTTGAGCTGATTAATCTTTCTTCCAATAAGGTGAAGATTGAGTATACCCGAACCAGCAATACCGCAACCCTTATCCTTGATTCTTTCACCATAACCGATGCAAACGGTACAAAATATTTTTTCAATGATTACAGTAGAAGCAATCAGGAAAGAAATGCCTATTCACCTGGTGGAAAAGTGTATAAATCTGCCTTCTTTTTATCCCACATTAAAGATGCCAATAATGTGGAACTTGCCAATTTTGCGTATCAGAAGGATATCAAATATAAGAATAATTCCACAACGATTGTCTATCAAACCTGTAAATTAAAAAGTATTACATCTCCTGGCTTTGGAAAAATTGAATTTGATTATTTATATGATTCTGCACTGGAAGACAGTATGAATGATCCGTATCAGCTTCAAAAAATAAGCTTAAAAGACAATTATAACCATATGATTTCTGGATATAATTTTGAATATATTTCATTTAGCTATAATTATTCACCTTCAGGAAATCCATTAAATATTGAATATAAAAGATCCTTAACAAAACTAAAAAAGCTGGATAAGAATGGATCTGTTTCACAGACAACAGAATTTGAATATGGTGACTCTGCTGCTGCTTCATCTCCTGGAATGAGTCCAAGCTCTTTATGTGATAATTTATATCCCTCTTTCACACCAAAAGTTGTCCAAGGAATTTTAAAAAGAGTAATTACTCCGAGTAGAGGAGTCATAGAGTATAACTTTGAGCCTAACCAATATTATAAGGATAGAAGTGAGCCCAATTATGTCAATTCTATTCTCAGCGGGAACAGTTTTATTGATGGGGAAGTACAATACCTGGCTTCATTTAAAGATCTGTATTATAATACTAATCAGACTACCAACTATACGTTTACCATTTCAGGAACTCAATCCAAAAAAGTATACCTTGTATTTGGAGTCGATGAATTATTCCCTGCGCCACCATATTGGGATTCCAATACACCTACTTATGTAGATTATGTGATAAAAAACGGTAACGAGTTTATTTACGGAAATGCCTGTGGATCTTCCCAATATGCGGTAAGGGAGTATGACCTGTCACCAGGAAATTACACTTTAATGGTGACGGGATCGGGAGGTAAAGGTTTAGCCAATTTCTTTGGAATAGAACATATTGCTCAGCCGTTCCCTAACAAGGTTACAGGGGCAGGAATAAGGATTGGCAGTATTAATTATTATAACAGCAAAACAGAAACTACCCCTGTAAAAACTACTAAATTTGATTATAGCAGTTTTTCAGACAGCCAGGCTTCATCAGGTGTTTTGTTCTCTCCAGAATCAGTTGCCAATGCAGATAGCTATCCATTATATAAAAATGTAAAAATAACTGAAGGTGATAATAGCAACGGGCATGTCAAGTACTACTATAAAAACCCTGATGACTATCCTAAAAATGGGGATTACTGGCCTTATT
The nucleotide sequence above comes from Chryseobacterium sp. 7. Encoded proteins:
- a CDS encoding mobilome CxxCx(11)CxxC protein, with product MTPEEQLRVDSWDNSIQTFGKSYIFSKRAQFYSNWNRFLAILGIVVPLTIGATASGYGFNSEILKNTIAISIPLSIIQLIISAFALVNNWNDNLSYSLEAVNDYNSLSDNFKKLGKNPPNSFEEFSRTFEILETKMSSRADNDAKYSLKERELRKGMRYALREFQRQCVGCNKVPLSISSTDCEVCGKFERSLIHKILFHG
- a CDS encoding T9SS type A sorting domain-containing protein, with protein sequence MTKLYLSAFIICTSLSISAQEVLWQRDIKSSSQDFLSQITTTIDGQYLITGSSIQPPRAGSKQNNGYDFHLIKLDQQGNQTWEKYFSGNNHDYLSATVSTQDGGFLISGTSYSSKGLDKKDDSKGGSDVWLIRINEFGDELWQKTIGTSADEEARSVIQTTDQGFFVAGNIQTLRQAQDSKGYGSKDVLIVKLDKDGKELSQLIFGGKAIDEVEKMIPTRDGGALLGIYSRSGIGGTKKTENYGEGDYHIIKLSKDGKIQWEKNFGGKGDDHIRTLALTATGYIIGGESRSERTGNKTVGIQEGTDLWVIALDQNGNEEWQKSYSFGNRDILMGMSVIQSSDDKLSKGVLLGGYTQSEGRIKADEQTFWLLYIDQLGNESWRKHITGESRKKEERLSDLKLNKDGSIVIAGTSAEELGKENWKIVKLGDKQVNDLIERQDIKIYPNPVSDYAYVEIGFDSSTGSEQGFKNADILLYDMSGRQLQSLTTKNRVTKINTQALIQGAYLVTIKTDTNKTASAKLIKK